From the genome of Wolbachia endosymbiont (group B) of Parapoynx stratiotata, one region includes:
- a CDS encoding ankyrin repeat domain-containing protein: MDFENLKKILSAIDKDASVNKDNVINKIKEVLRREDTIAYQEWENKNFSINHTFIQSDPDAEFTLLIAAAAAGCKDLVNVLLDRHADVHVEGENRETALHHAVYSRCVGVVNALLKKGADVNVKDRSGSTPLHYATLSNHVEVVDALLAEGASVHVKDRNGSTPLHYAAKNGYLEIVDALLDRGADVYEKDSLKKTPLYYAIINHQEDTVESIKGFLKNKVVQGSVVVGGLVAMLGNFVTSTLFITETMEITLTSVTAAIAVSASTSLTSGYAKYLMSKFDNEIKEIKERQNVMEGRQSLTEGWQNVNLQSILIHNALS, from the coding sequence ATGGATTTTGAAAATCTGAAAAAGATATTAAGTGCAATTGATAAAGATGCAAGTGTAAATAAAGATAACGTAATTAATAAAATAAAAGAGGTATTGCGAAGGGAAGATACAATAGCGTATCAAGAGTGGGAAAATAAAAATTTTAGTATAAATCATACATTCATCCAAAGTGATCCTGATGCCGAATTTACATTATTAATTGCAGCTGCAGCAGCTGGCTGTAAGGATTTAGTGAATGTTTTATTAGATAGGCATGCGGATGTTCATGTAGAAGGTGAAAATAGAGAGACTGCTTTGCATCATGCCGTTTATAGTCGATGTGTAGGTGTAGTAAATGCTCTACTAAAAAAAGGTGCTGATGTTAATGTAAAAGACAGAAGTGGTAGTACTCCTTTGCATTATGCTACTTTAAGTAACCATGTAGAGGTAGTAGATGCTCTGTTAGCTGAAGGCGCAAGTGTTCATGTAAAAGATAGAAATGGTAGTACTCCTTTGCATTATGCTGCTAAAAATGGCTATTTAGAGATAGTAGATGCTCTACTAGACAGAGGTGCAGATGTTTATGAAAAAGATAGTTTGAAGAAAACTCCTTTGTATTATGCCATTATAAATCACCAAGAAGATACGGTAGAGAGTATAAAAGGGTTTTTAAAAAATAAAGTAGTTCAAGGTAGTGTAGTTGTTGGTGGCTTAGTTGCCATGTTAGGGAATTTTGTAACATCGACGCTTTTTATAACCGAGACAATGGAAATTACATTAACATCTGTTACGGCAGCAATAGCTGTATCTGCATCAACATCATTAACATCTGGTTATGCTAAATATCTAATGTCAAAATTCGATAACGAAATAAAAGAAATAAAAGAGCGACAAAACGTAATGGAAGGGAGGCAAAGCTTAACAGAAGGGTGGCAAAATGTGAATCTACAAAGCATACTTATACATAATGCTCTTTCGTAA
- a CDS encoding TrbC/VirB2 family protein, with amino-acid sequence MNPTIRKVFCILLIVLFISFSHVGSAANSNDDTTAQVICNIIGYVWGIGGPLMTVVIIGAALLAIFGRMPWPALFALGVFCAVFFGAKTIVIKVMGGINSTNASFMEECGTGDKKKSQ; translated from the coding sequence ATGAACCCTACAATTAGAAAGGTTTTTTGTATTCTACTTATAGTATTATTTATTTCTTTTTCTCATGTTGGAAGTGCTGCTAACTCTAATGACGATACAACTGCTCAAGTAATATGTAATATTATTGGCTACGTTTGGGGAATAGGTGGACCGCTTATGACCGTAGTGATAATAGGAGCAGCTTTACTTGCAATATTTGGTAGAATGCCGTGGCCTGCTCTTTTCGCCCTCGGTGTATTTTGCGCTGTGTTTTTTGGCGCTAAAACTATTGTCATAAAAGTAATGGGTGGTATAAACTCTACAAATGCCTCTTTTATGGAAGAATGTGGAACGGGAGATAAAAAAAAGAGTCAATAG
- a CDS encoding ankyrin repeat domain-containing protein: MAIEKEKFFEIINEVSKSGGLDEDNLLERIKNELKGKDAGEYNKFSKNFSKEHQFSIKFSEEAAEDWTLLHLAAACNNLSIAEFLMKKKASVSARVKDGSKNDGLTALHIAASCGHESMVKQLLSDDRVNPSLKSKNKTPREVVGNIENKEAIVKMLKEAEQNFCTKHEKKTAAPADVINPVKQYDTIRSGAQAPVTCESSDSVVSEQDLRVSVKNMVEKFESPQRKSATCSGKQTPIDESVSSDDNGLALETTFDTSSYSEINYDGAANEVDNQTLESLQTQVQLKDSQIRKLEKPGKELKHVEKELEKSKSDVAGHENRLEVLDKLSEENQSLKQQIQDLKSKNTTLNSELSKTKANKVLLEKTEKAQLSFLKIASVNFAIMLTVGVAFSIAFQLPILLMIAISVMSSLIVGGVTYALSPQPTELKEVSIQCSMQHDACKT, from the coding sequence ATGGCAATAGAGAAGGAGAAGTTTTTTGAAATAATAAATGAGGTAAGTAAAAGTGGAGGTTTGGATGAAGATAATTTACTTGAAAGAATAAAGAATGAGTTAAAAGGAAAAGATGCAGGAGAGTACAACAAGTTTAGTAAAAATTTTAGTAAAGAACATCAATTTAGTATAAAATTTTCAGAAGAAGCTGCAGAAGATTGGACGTTGTTACATCTTGCTGCAGCATGCAACAATCTTTCGATAGCGGAATTTCTAATGAAAAAGAAAGCAAGTGTTAGCGCTCGAGTAAAAGATGGTTCTAAAAATGATGGGCTAACTGCTTTGCATATTGCTGCTTCTTGTGGACATGAAAGCATGGTAAAACAACTACTAAGTGATGATCGAGTTAATCCTTCATTAAAAAGCAAAAATAAGACTCCAAGGGAGGTGGTTGGTAATATAGAAAATAAAGAAGCTATAGTAAAAATGTTAAAGGAAGCAGAACAAAATTTTTGTACAAAGCATGAGAAAAAAACTGCTGCACCAGCAGATGTTATAAATCCTGTGAAACAATATGATACCATACGTAGTGGTGCACAGGCTCCTGTTACGTGCGAAAGTAGTGACAGTGTAGTAAGTGAGCAAGACTTACGTGTTAGTGTTAAGAATATGGTAGAAAAATTTGAGTCACCGCAAAGAAAAAGTGCTACATGTAGTGGTAAACAGACTCCTATTGACGAAAGCGTTAGTAGTGACGACAACGGTTTAGCACTTGAAACTACGTTTGATACTTCTTCCTACTCCGAAATAAATTACGACGGGGCAGCTAATGAAGTTGATAACCAAACTTTAGAAAGCCTGCAAACTCAAGTTCAGTTGAAAGATAGCCAAATTCGGAAGTTAGAAAAGCCAGGTAAAGAATTAAAACATGTTGAGAAAGAACTAGAAAAATCAAAGAGTGACGTAGCTGGACATGAGAATAGGTTAGAAGTACTTGATAAACTAAGTGAAGAGAATCAATCACTAAAACAACAAATACAAGATCTAAAAAGTAAAAATACAACACTTAATAGTGAATTAAGCAAAACCAAAGCAAATAAAGTATTACTAGAAAAAACAGAAAAAGCACAACTGTCTTTCTTAAAAATTGCTTCTGTAAACTTTGCAATCATGTTGACAGTAGGTGTTGCCTTTAGTATAGCCTTCCAATTACCAATTCTATTGATGATTGCAATTTCTGTGATGTCTTCATTGATAGTCGGTGGAGTTACATACGCACTATCACCGCAACCTACTGAATTAAAAGAAGTAAGTATTCAATGCTCAATGCAACATGATGCTTGTAAAACTTAA
- a CDS encoding ComF family protein, whose product MNLLLLKKATDLIFPNVCVSCERIIDKSYDLCSECNKKINFLTKHYCNVCGVVIPDNIDTCGKCISNPSPFKVLRSVFAYDEHSKNMIINFKFFDNLNYVKVYAKWMYTTNKDIFQNAEVIVPIPLHKIRLFKRKYNQAALLAKELSKLSNLSYTPFAIKRIRHTKPQAGLSLKQREKNLKNTFKVSNSEIIKNKIVILVDDVVTTGATARSCSQEILNSGAREVRVLSLARTV is encoded by the coding sequence ATGAATCTTCTCTTATTAAAAAAAGCTACAGATCTCATATTTCCAAACGTATGCGTAAGTTGTGAACGTATAATTGATAAAAGTTATGATTTATGTAGTGAATGCAATAAAAAAATCAATTTTTTAACTAAGCATTACTGTAATGTTTGTGGTGTAGTAATTCCAGATAACATTGATACATGTGGTAAATGCATCAGTAACCCTTCACCATTTAAAGTATTAAGATCAGTTTTTGCTTATGATGAACATAGCAAAAATATGATTATAAATTTTAAATTTTTTGATAATTTAAATTATGTGAAAGTCTATGCAAAGTGGATGTACACAACTAACAAAGACATATTTCAAAATGCAGAGGTCATAGTTCCCATACCGCTACATAAAATACGCTTATTTAAACGTAAATATAATCAAGCAGCATTGCTCGCGAAGGAATTAAGTAAGTTATCTAATTTATCTTATACACCATTTGCAATAAAACGTATTCGTCACACCAAACCTCAAGCTGGTCTTTCACTTAAACAGCGTGAAAAAAATTTGAAAAATACTTTTAAAGTAAGTAACAGCGAAATTATCAAAAACAAAATCGTGATATTGGTTGATGATGTAGTAACAACTGGCGCAACCGCAAGGTCTTGCTCTCAGGAAATTTTAAACTCTGGTGCAAGAGAAGTGAGAGTGCTATCGCTTGCAAGAACTGTATGA
- the lepB gene encoding signal peptidase I, translating to MCYDKLKFIKKIKLKELRENRIARTRKFLSSLFFLLLIALSIRSFLFEPFHIPSGSMKSTLLEGDYIFTSKYSYGYSKHSFPFSPNIFSGRIFYTPPERGDIIVFKPTRNDSIRFVKRVIGIPGDKVQMIEGELYLNDQKVKRRQIENFFDYESKRNIARYIETLPSGKEHEILIDNLSNKLSYNTPVYYVPDDQFFVMGDNRNNSFDSRFSEIGLIPTENIVGRVSMVGLSFKLGKVDWLPFNFRLPIALRFDRVLHKVV from the coding sequence ATGTGTTATGATAAGCTTAAATTTATAAAGAAAATAAAATTGAAAGAATTGAGAGAGAACCGGATAGCAAGAACGAGAAAGTTTTTATCTTCACTGTTTTTTTTGCTACTAATTGCGCTATCAATACGTAGTTTTTTATTTGAGCCATTTCATATTCCTTCTGGTTCAATGAAAAGCACTCTACTTGAGGGAGATTATATTTTTACTAGTAAATATTCATATGGTTATAGTAAACACTCTTTTCCATTTTCTCCAAACATCTTTAGCGGTAGAATCTTTTATACCCCTCCGGAGCGTGGTGATATAATAGTTTTCAAGCCTACAAGAAATGACAGCATTAGATTTGTTAAGCGGGTAATAGGAATACCGGGCGATAAAGTGCAAATGATAGAGGGGGAGTTATATTTAAATGATCAGAAAGTAAAGCGAAGACAAATTGAAAATTTTTTTGATTATGAGTCAAAGCGTAATATAGCAAGATACATCGAAACACTCCCGAGCGGCAAGGAGCATGAAATTCTAATAGATAATCTTTCTAATAAGTTATCATACAATACTCCAGTTTATTATGTGCCTGATGATCAATTTTTTGTTATGGGAGACAATAGAAATAATTCTTTTGATAGCAGGTTTTCTGAAATTGGGTTAATACCAACTGAAAATATAGTTGGACGCGTAAGCATGGTTGGTTTATCGTTTAAATTAGGCAAAGTTGATTGGTTACCATTTAATTTTAGGTTACCTATTGCTCTGAGATTTGACAGGGTACTTCACAAAGTTGTATGA
- a CDS encoding Hsp70 family protein, with product MRPVQISEPSSNEVVFGIDLGTTNSLIAMVNKAGNVEIFKDEQGRELLPSVISYEKDVLKVGYDVGENAICSIKRLMGKSVKDLHKEGINCEIDNESEKVIRVKCSEEKYLTPIEISAEILKTLCKRVKKFTGMKVNKAVITVPAYFDDSARNATKYAAKLAGIDVLRLINEPTAAALSYSIGKNNNSGIYAVYDLGGGTFDISILKLHQGVFQVLAVGGDTKLGGDDFDHLLSLIVLEKYREQVGLNKKCSSVIPVWDPESLIASEHTRKLYNKNWIPVSSTGMTPSDTTTYKLQHSYTKTGICNIRAIKEYLSEDTSGTFEFSINGELFKCKITKEEFEQAISPLVNKTINIVTRTISNIDLKIDDIKGVILVGGATRVPLVQNSLIKLFGNKVLNDVDPDKAVANGAALQAHYLTSNSKDRNILLDVLPLSLGIETMGGIVEKIIPRNTPLPVSEIKEFTTYANGQTAMKIHVCQGEREMIKDNKSLARFELKGIPQLPAGSAKVEIGFTVSIDGILTVTAREKTTGVEQTVEINSSSGLSEEDIQDMVNQSVSNFDEDMKARSLAEAKINGNKLIHLVENVSTEQKLKILLQNAKDALQENDLDNINNAISELENSALELCESADR from the coding sequence ATGCGGCCAGTTCAAATTTCTGAACCAAGTTCAAATGAGGTAGTTTTTGGTATAGATCTTGGAACTACTAACTCTTTAATTGCCATGGTAAATAAAGCTGGCAATGTAGAAATATTTAAAGATGAGCAAGGTCGTGAACTATTACCTTCTGTCATTTCATATGAAAAGGATGTACTAAAAGTAGGCTACGATGTTGGCGAAAACGCTATCTGCTCTATAAAACGCTTAATGGGTAAAAGTGTTAAAGACTTGCATAAAGAAGGTATCAATTGTGAAATAGATAACGAAAGTGAAAAAGTTATTAGGGTAAAATGCTCAGAAGAAAAGTATCTCACTCCTATTGAGATCTCTGCTGAGATACTCAAAACTCTATGCAAGAGGGTAAAAAAATTCACAGGGATGAAAGTTAACAAAGCAGTGATTACTGTACCAGCTTATTTTGATGATTCAGCACGTAACGCAACCAAATATGCAGCAAAATTAGCTGGCATAGATGTTCTTCGCCTCATTAATGAACCAACCGCTGCAGCACTTTCTTACTCCATTGGAAAGAACAATAACAGTGGCATATATGCAGTTTATGACCTCGGTGGTGGAACATTTGACATTTCAATATTAAAATTACATCAAGGAGTGTTTCAAGTTCTTGCAGTTGGTGGTGATACTAAACTTGGTGGTGATGATTTTGATCATCTACTTAGTTTAATCGTGCTTGAAAAGTATAGAGAACAGGTAGGTTTAAATAAAAAATGCTCTAGTGTCATCCCAGTCTGGGATCCAGAAAGTTTGATTGCAAGTGAACACACCAGAAAGTTATATAATAAGAACTGGATTCCAGTGTCAAGCACTGGAATGACACCATCTGATACAACTACCTACAAATTACAACATTCATACACTAAAACTGGTATCTGCAATATACGTGCTATAAAAGAGTACCTAAGTGAAGATACCTCTGGCACTTTTGAATTCAGCATCAATGGTGAATTATTTAAGTGCAAAATTACCAAAGAAGAATTCGAGCAAGCAATCAGTCCTTTGGTTAATAAGACTATAAATATAGTTACTCGTACTATAAGCAACATAGATCTTAAAATCGATGATATAAAAGGGGTAATTTTAGTTGGTGGCGCAACTAGAGTGCCATTAGTGCAAAATTCACTAATCAAACTCTTTGGCAATAAAGTGCTGAATGATGTGGATCCGGACAAAGCAGTTGCCAATGGGGCAGCTTTGCAGGCTCATTATTTAACTTCAAACTCAAAAGATAGGAATATTCTCCTTGATGTGCTGCCTTTATCACTTGGCATAGAAACTATGGGGGGAATAGTTGAAAAAATTATACCAAGAAATACACCACTACCAGTTTCAGAAATAAAAGAGTTTACAACTTACGCTAACGGGCAAACAGCAATGAAAATTCACGTTTGTCAAGGAGAACGTGAAATGATAAAAGATAATAAATCTCTAGCACGATTTGAACTCAAAGGTATACCACAATTGCCTGCAGGTTCTGCAAAAGTTGAAATAGGATTTACAGTTAGCATTGATGGAATATTGACTGTCACTGCAAGAGAAAAAACTACTGGAGTCGAACAGACAGTTGAAATAAATTCAAGCTCTGGCTTAAGTGAAGAAGATATTCAAGATATGGTCAATCAGTCAGTAAGTAACTTTGATGAAGACATGAAGGCTCGTTCCCTTGCAGAGGCTAAAATTAACGGTAACAAGCTCATACATCTAGTTGAAAATGTTTCCACTGAGCAAAAGTTAAAAATTTTACTACAGAACGCAAAAGACGCTTTACAGGAAAATGACTTAGACAACATTAATAATGCTATCTCTGAGTTAGAAAACTCTGCTTTAGAATTATGCGAATCAGCAGACAGATAG
- the uvrA gene encoding excinuclease ABC subunit UvrA yields the protein MIRVKGAREHNLQGIDVNIPKNKLVVITGLSGSGKSSLAFDTIYAEGQRRYVESLSAYARQFLNIQDKPDVESITGLSPAISINQKSISKNPRSTVGTVTEIYDYVRLIYARVGIPYSPVTGLPITKQAVSQIVDTIIALPLETKIYTLAPIVRGRKGEHFKEILEIKKQGYVRLKIDGETYNIDDLPKLDKNKKHDIFVIADRISMSDDIGNRLPGSIESALRLGHGLMYAEIVNLPDNHNSEYKNGQTLTFSENFACPESGFTLEEIEPRLFSFNSPYGACSSCSGLGKKLSVDAKLIVPDETLSISEGALKPIGSMFRQVHTNYGLLKNAILSLAENCKFSLDVPWKNIDQKVKDLILFGSREMKFQGLVSILERQMDYDASLIDRYCSVTDCKECAGYRLRKEALTVKIDEKHIGEISRLSIDESLKWFGNLSDKLTEQQRQISNKILNEIIKRLTFLKNVGLNYLTLDRESSTLSGGESQRIRLASQIGSGLTGVLYVLDEPSIGLHQCDNDRLITTLKNLRDMGNTVIVVEHDEDTIMAADYVIDIGPGAGVNGGKIVAEGTPDQVQKNSESITGQYLSGKKEISISKRRKQTTQFIKVVNACENNLKNINVEFPIGNFICVTGISGGGKSSLVIETLYKYSAHKINHSSARHGQCDKIEGLEYIDKIIEVDQSPIGRTPASNPATYVGMFTHIRNWFAGLPESKARGYNIGRFSFNTKGGRCEACKGDGHLKIEMHFLPDVYVKCEQCRGQRYNRETLEVTYKGKSISDVLDMTIDQACDFFENLPMIKEKLISLQEVGLGYITLGQSSTTLSGGEAQRIKLSKELSKRFTGKTLYILDEPTTGLHFEDVNNLLKILHRLVDLGNTVIVIEHNLHVIKTADYIIDIGPEGGVKGGEVVAVGTPEKVAQTPKSVTGKYLKTYLLDQVSTIS from the coding sequence ATGATCAGAGTTAAAGGTGCAAGAGAGCATAATTTGCAGGGTATTGATGTCAATATACCAAAAAATAAGTTAGTTGTTATAACTGGACTAAGTGGTTCTGGTAAGTCTAGCCTTGCATTCGATACGATTTATGCAGAAGGCCAACGCCGATACGTCGAAAGTCTATCGGCTTATGCACGTCAATTTCTTAATATTCAAGATAAACCAGATGTTGAGTCAATCACAGGCCTCTCTCCTGCAATATCAATTAATCAAAAGTCGATCTCAAAAAATCCAAGATCAACTGTTGGAACCGTTACTGAAATTTACGATTATGTACGTTTGATATATGCACGAGTGGGAATACCTTATTCGCCTGTAACTGGGTTGCCAATAACGAAACAGGCTGTATCTCAAATTGTAGATACTATTATAGCATTACCTTTAGAAACTAAAATATATACACTTGCTCCTATTGTGCGTGGCAGAAAAGGAGAGCACTTCAAAGAGATATTGGAAATTAAAAAGCAGGGTTACGTGAGACTAAAAATAGATGGTGAAACATACAATATAGATGACTTGCCTAAACTCGACAAAAACAAGAAACATGATATTTTTGTTATTGCAGATAGAATCTCCATGTCAGATGATATAGGAAATCGACTACCAGGCAGTATAGAATCAGCATTGAGGCTGGGCCATGGCTTAATGTATGCAGAAATAGTGAACTTACCTGATAACCACAATTCCGAGTATAAAAATGGTCAAACTTTAACTTTCTCAGAGAATTTTGCATGTCCTGAGTCTGGCTTTACTCTTGAAGAAATAGAGCCAAGATTGTTTTCTTTTAACAGCCCCTACGGTGCATGCAGTTCATGCAGTGGGCTCGGTAAAAAACTAAGTGTTGATGCAAAGCTAATAGTGCCAGACGAAACGCTCTCGATATCTGAAGGTGCTTTAAAGCCAATTGGATCAATGTTCCGTCAAGTGCATACAAACTATGGATTGCTAAAAAATGCAATTCTATCACTGGCTGAAAATTGCAAATTTAGCCTTGATGTTCCGTGGAAGAATATAGACCAAAAAGTGAAGGATTTAATACTTTTTGGCTCTAGAGAAATGAAATTTCAAGGTTTGGTCAGTATCCTAGAACGCCAGATGGATTACGATGCATCACTTATTGATAGGTATTGTTCTGTTACTGACTGCAAAGAATGTGCTGGCTATAGATTGAGAAAAGAAGCACTTACAGTGAAAATTGACGAAAAACATATAGGTGAAATATCAAGGCTCAGCATCGATGAATCCCTTAAGTGGTTTGGAAATTTATCAGACAAACTTACAGAACAACAAAGGCAAATTTCAAATAAAATATTAAACGAAATAATCAAAAGGCTGACATTTTTAAAGAATGTAGGGCTAAATTACCTTACACTTGACCGTGAATCTAGCACTCTCTCTGGTGGTGAAAGCCAGAGGATCAGGCTTGCTTCGCAAATTGGCTCTGGTTTAACAGGAGTGCTATACGTGCTTGATGAGCCCTCAATTGGCCTTCATCAATGTGATAATGATCGATTAATTACCACACTTAAAAATCTGAGAGACATGGGTAATACTGTGATTGTTGTTGAACATGATGAAGACACAATAATGGCTGCTGATTATGTGATTGATATTGGTCCTGGAGCTGGCGTGAATGGAGGAAAAATCGTTGCAGAAGGAACACCAGATCAGGTACAAAAAAATTCAGAAAGCATAACAGGACAGTATTTAAGTGGAAAGAAGGAAATTTCAATTTCAAAAAGAAGAAAGCAAACAACTCAGTTCATAAAGGTAGTTAATGCTTGTGAGAACAACTTAAAAAATATAAATGTTGAATTTCCTATAGGGAATTTTATTTGTGTTACTGGAATATCAGGAGGAGGGAAATCAAGTTTAGTGATAGAAACATTATATAAATACTCAGCACACAAGATAAATCATTCATCTGCAAGGCATGGTCAATGCGACAAAATAGAAGGCCTTGAGTATATAGATAAAATTATAGAAGTTGATCAATCGCCAATTGGTAGGACCCCAGCATCAAATCCAGCAACATATGTTGGTATGTTTACTCACATCAGAAATTGGTTTGCAGGTCTCCCAGAGTCGAAGGCACGAGGTTACAATATAGGCCGATTTTCATTTAATACCAAGGGAGGAAGATGTGAAGCTTGTAAAGGTGATGGGCATTTAAAGATCGAGATGCATTTCCTACCGGACGTTTATGTGAAATGTGAGCAATGTAGAGGACAGAGGTATAACCGAGAAACATTGGAAGTTACTTACAAGGGAAAATCAATTTCTGATGTGCTTGATATGACAATAGATCAAGCATGTGACTTTTTTGAAAATCTTCCAATGATAAAGGAAAAGTTGATTTCTTTACAGGAAGTAGGGCTTGGCTATATAACTCTTGGACAGTCGTCAACAACGTTGTCCGGGGGTGAAGCACAACGAATAAAGCTGTCTAAGGAACTATCAAAGCGATTTACCGGGAAAACATTGTATATTCTCGATGAGCCAACAACTGGGTTACATTTTGAAGATGTAAATAATTTACTGAAAATACTCCATAGGCTAGTTGATTTAGGAAATACTGTTATAGTTATTGAGCACAATTTACATGTTATAAAAACTGCTGATTACATAATAGATATTGGTCCAGAGGGTGGAGTAAAAGGTGGCGAAGTGGTTGCTGTAGGAACTCCAGAAAAAGTTGCACAGACTCCAAAAAGCGTTACAGGCAAGTATCTTAAAACATATTTATTGGATCAAGTATCGACTATTTCTTAA
- a CDS encoding pyruvate dehydrogenase complex E1 component subunit beta, translating to MASLSVREALCTAIREEMQNDPDVFIMGEEVAEYDGAYKVTKGLLKEFGENRVVDTPITEHGFVGLAVGAAFAGLRPIVEFMTFNFSMQAIDQIVNSATKTNYMSGGQLGCPIVFRGPNGAAARVAAQHSQCFASWYSHVPGLKVIAPYFASDCRGLLKAAIRDPNPVIFLENEIAYGHEHEVPDSELSNKDYLLEIGKAAVIREGKDVTITAFSLKLMDALNAADLLSSEGIEAEVIDLRTLRPLDTETVINSIKKTNRLVSIEEGWPFAGIGAELSAMVMEQGFDYLDAPVVRVTGKDVPLPYAANLEKKALPQVEDIVEAVHQVCFRKK from the coding sequence ATGGCAAGCTTAAGTGTAAGAGAAGCGTTATGCACGGCAATCAGAGAAGAAATGCAAAATGACCCTGATGTATTTATCATGGGTGAAGAGGTTGCAGAGTATGATGGTGCTTATAAAGTAACAAAAGGATTACTGAAAGAGTTCGGAGAAAATAGAGTAGTTGATACACCTATTACCGAACATGGATTTGTTGGTCTTGCTGTTGGAGCAGCATTTGCTGGACTTAGGCCAATAGTGGAGTTTATGACTTTTAATTTTTCTATGCAGGCTATCGACCAAATTGTGAATTCCGCAACAAAAACAAATTATATGTCGGGTGGACAACTTGGATGCCCTATAGTATTTCGTGGACCAAATGGAGCTGCAGCAAGAGTTGCAGCACAACATTCTCAGTGCTTTGCATCTTGGTATTCGCATGTTCCAGGGTTGAAAGTAATAGCACCTTACTTTGCCTCCGATTGCAGAGGTCTGCTTAAAGCTGCAATTCGTGACCCTAATCCTGTAATATTTCTAGAAAACGAGATCGCTTATGGACATGAGCATGAAGTTCCTGACTCTGAGCTATCAAATAAAGATTATCTACTTGAGATAGGCAAAGCTGCTGTTATACGGGAAGGAAAGGATGTAACTATCACTGCTTTTTCATTGAAACTAATGGATGCGTTAAATGCAGCAGATTTACTCTCTAGTGAAGGAATAGAAGCTGAAGTTATCGACCTCAGAACCTTAAGACCACTTGACACTGAAACAGTTATTAACTCTATTAAGAAGACCAATAGATTAGTAAGCATAGAAGAGGGTTGGCCATTTGCAGGAATAGGAGCAGAACTCTCAGCCATGGTTATGGAACAAGGATTTGACTACCTTGACGCTCCGGTTGTACGGGTAACCGGCAAGGATGTCCCCTTACCTTATGCTGCAAACCTAGAAAAGAAAGCATTACCACAAGTGGAAGATATAGTTGAAGCTGTGCACCAAGTCTGCTTTAGAAAGAAATAG